TTCTAAATTAGGATATAAATGTTTTGCTTCTATTAATTCATAAAGCTTATTTGTCATTGTTGCACTATCTATTGTGATTTTTGCTCCCATATCCCAATTAGGGTGTTTTAAGGCTTCATTTGCTTTTAGATTTGCAACTTCATTGTATTTAAAAAATGCCCCACCACTAGCAGTAATTGTGAGTTTTTTAGGGTGTTTAATACCCCTTAAAAGTGCTGCCAATGCACTATGTTCGCTATCAATAGGAGAGATATTAAAAGTATCAAGAAATTTTCCAGCCACAACCAAGCTTTCTTTATTTGCTAAAAAGAGTTTTTTATCTAATTCTTGAGTTTGTAAAGATATTTTAAGCCCTGCAAATCCTACTATTGCATTGATAATTCCATCACTTTTTAAATCTTGCATTATAAATGCAGCGTCTTTTATTGAGTATTTATTAGAATGATTTACTTTATCTAGTATTTCATCACTCGCTAAGACTATTTTAGGATTAAACATTTTTATTTGTTCGTTTAATAATTCATAGTTTTTATAAGCACTAATGCACTCTAATTTAATATCAGCTTGTTTTATGATTTTTAA
This is a stretch of genomic DNA from Campylobacter sp. RM12651. It encodes these proteins:
- a CDS encoding 1-deoxy-D-xylulose-5-phosphate reductoisomerase, encoding MSVFGSTGSIGVNALKIIKQADIKLECISAYKNYELLNEQIKMFNPKIVLASDEILDKVNHSNKYSIKDAAFIMQDLKSDGIINAIVGFAGLKISLQTQELDKKLFLANKESLVVAGKFLDTFNISPIDSEHSALAALLRGIKHPKKLTITASGGAFFKYNEVANLKANEALKHPNWDMGAKITIDSATMTNKLYELIEAKHLYPNLELDAIIEPSSSIHAFCESINGSMSAYFSVPDMKLSIANALLGESDFAACEYFDILKLAKLEFFEINPNKYPIFRLKDELLNNPDLGVIINAANEEFVYKYLKDECKFYDISDAVFKALDKFADSKINTIDDVFSVDKMVREFLNA